A stretch of DNA from Lotus japonicus ecotype B-129 chromosome 4, LjGifu_v1.2:
tgtggggttcgatttttcttcgatcaaacttggttcctatgctttcataagccgtaactaagggtattctgaactcggaaaaattatcggatcaaaaactgtcgcaggggtattttagtcatgatttttaacttaggattttcaaaactgaaatcccaaaaataaaattttgcagggacgtcaccaacgacgtttatgacaactaatcctactaacactaagctaaggcgatagtttttagcctaaaggttgaagctttacctcaaaaactccaaaaatgggtattttaggctcaaattgattccggcggaattccggcgacataacggaaaatctaacccggcagaagtgatcttgggcgcataaggaagaggtttagaatcagaaatgaaagattcgggatagttttgcaaaaacccataaactatcagctcagaaaactctacagaaaagctatggaaaaagcgatcggaggtaaggattagcgactatacctcgaaaccttgaagcagcaactgattaatcaacgatcaagcaaggattgaacaaaatcttcttctccttcttccttgatgaactcgcggccttgagagggaaaatggaggagttttgtgtttttttctcacttgcttgctatatatagaaaatggtaattcgcgggaaaatgaaagtttcgcgaatatgatttttccggcatcattctccatgaattctaagataggttttggcaaaggaattcctaagctaagaagatgtctccttgtatttttggcaactaatgcaaagtcggtgcaaagtcggtgtaaaactattttacccgataagttgctttttgcatcgaatgtcggaatggaaaacttccttctgaagaaagattgaaatcatcaagagaaatgggtgtacgcgtgtagaatatccatttgaagctctgaatagataaagtcttcattgtcgagaaattctagggttttgaaataccagggattcggtttcggcaaacttccgatgattggaatcggacgttcgtagatcctagagtttcgcctcgaaacgattgtgatatatggaaaaagagaagttctaacatttctctgaagatttttggaattaacttccatcgtgcttataaatgaaaattagctatatactagggtttctgacctaggtttaagcgtataacgatcgtgctataacttttatcgacttcgatacgatcctttggcttttcctgaactttctccttcataaatttatttcatttggtaaactcttgttcaggtttcctttcacgatacatcaagcctaatcgtaaatggaaatctcttccactgatcctaagcttaaaatcttgggtcttacactgtCTAACATTTTccaaacctcgtcattagcatggcataacatcacgttttccccacactccgaaatcatataatcaagtactatctcaaatcagtacaattccatagagcatatgcaaaacATCATAAACTCAGCATAAATATTGTTCAATAACgatatcaatataacaataatccagtgcggaaatcataaggcagaaaccagtaaacggccgaagcctctcagaaaacggagacacacgtctcatataagttcactcggccgaagtctctagaaaacatttcccagttccAAGCAATAAACAATATCAATACAATATCCAAcattcaagcaatattcaagtcgaattcatcgacgcctataaagcaatagctagtaagtaagttgccctcaccttaggCGCTTTCCTTACTAAGCTGCGACTCAAATCCAATCCAATCATATCATTGTTTTCACGTGTTAGCTCGCTTCCTTTTGTCCTTTGGCTTCGTCGCCAAGCGCTTCCgttattcgtacccttcataagtacacaTAACGTAATTACTAATTGAGCTACTTACTTTCCAAGTCTAAAGCTACAACTTCAGGCAATTAACTCGAAGCGAACGTATGCTAAACTTAATCCCCATAATGGTTATAACCCATTAGGATCAATCACAGAAACCAAGACAAGTCGTCATAATGACAACCAAACAGTAACAGTATTCCATACTTCAAAAAGCTTTTGACTTAGTAAATCAACTTTAAAACCAACTACTCATACATAATTCCTTAAACATTTAACCCATTGAAATACGAGTTTTCAAAGTAAACCAAGGCTTCCTAGAGCTTAaagagctctcggccgtgcCCTAACACACAAGGTAACAagtttcagaattaattttccCAAAAGATCGTGATGTATGTTTTAGAGTCCAAAATTTAATATACTTATAGCATATTTAAGAGAACCTTAAGAACTAAGACTAATGAAGAAATAAAACTGCCATTTTAAATTAAGCATTGTACTACTAAGTACTATCTTTAATATTCTAATCATGTATGTCATCATCTACTGATTCACCAATTGCATTTGCTAAAAGTTTACACCTAGGATCAAAGAATTTGAAGTGGTAATACAAATGATTTAGAATACAAAACATAagaatttttccttttctaatCCAATGCCAATTTTGCAAAAATGATTTATCAATTGGTCACCTGCCTACTATATTCACGTGAAAGCAAAATTAGAACCTTGAATCAACATGAGACTTCTCCTAagtaaatttcaaaatcattttCAGTTATTAAGATTCTAAGGACAGGGCAAATATAATTGATTGGAAAGCTACTAACCCACATAATAGTTCAATAGCCTAAAAGGGGtttctttaatttcatttctGGGTTGAAATTCAAAAGATTAAAAAGAATGGACAATTAACATACTTCCATCTCAACATACGGTTTCCAAAATTACAATTCCAAAATACACACTCTAAAGTACAGTTAATATTAAAATAGGGATTGTGGTTTAAAGAActcaatatatatatagtagTCCCTTTTCATGATAGAAATCAGCCTCAAATTAATTAGAATTGAAACCTCATTATGCCCCTAAAAATGTGGCAGTAACAAGGAGTCCTAGAACAAGTAAAAGTTGCGAAGAATTATTCTTATTTTAAAGTATTTTTGCTACAACCATCAATGGTACATGAAGACATGTATTTTCAAGTGCTATACCAAAACTTTCTAAGCAAAACAAAACGAATtataagttctctttcaaaagtTGAAAGtcaaattttccattttccAACTTAATTAGTTAACAGCTAGATAAGCTAAAATCCTATTTTCCTCTTCTCATAAATCTATCATGTATAATACAGTAAGGACTAAGGAGCTAATACAATTGAAATTCTCATACCCTTTGCTATTGAACAACCAAAACACTAACTCACACCACACACATCAGACGCATAAGGGACCCTATTGATACAAAGCTTTTAAGCACAAAGTTTATGTCTTTCTCCTTCTACCTCAAGTCTCATGGTCATGGGACTGAGCTTCTCTTCCTCTGGTCTGGTCGTGCTCTCCCCTAACTCCAGTAGCTATAGTTTCTGAATAATAAGGCACATAACTCAGAGAACGGAACTTAGGATATGAACAAGACAGaagttagggttttgaaaagggGAAATTGAAATTGACAAAGTATCACCTCTAAACAATGATCTGACTTTGGATTTGGAAAGAGGAGGTCGAAAGCTTCAAGAaattggccttctttctcataACGGAGCTCGCCGGAGATCGGAGGAAAaaggtggcggctagggttttggTGGTGGCTCTCATGGAGAGGAAAAATAGAACAGGGACAGTGGTGATTGCTGCGTGAAGGAGgcatggaggtggtggtgctcGCGGTTTTGGCacgtggtggtggtgttgttgcAGGAAGGCACTATGGTGGTgaggagaaagaaaataagttgCAGAAGAAAtagaatgaggaagaagaaaagatatTTTTCTTATGTGGGAGAAAGAGAGAAACGGTCGAGTGTGTGTGAGGGGATATGGTTCAGATTTTTAATGAGTGGCATGTGCATCCTTTGTGTGAGTATGTGGGACCAATTGTGTGTTCATACATCATGTATGGTACATGCATGTGGTGAAAGGAAAATGGTTTCATCTGATATGGAGCACCAAAAAGGTCAAGACTGTGGGAATTTCAGACCCTGATGATGTTCCTATGCCCCAATCCCCAACTGATATGGAGGAGGGCGAGAATCACAAAGGCCCTGTGGTGGACTCGCAAGCGGAGGTTGCAGGTAAGATTTCTTACAGAGACAAGGTTGTGGAGGGTGAATGCTTCAACAACCTCTTTTCTCCTCAAGAAATCTTGGAGTCTGTCCATGAAGACCTGTGCTTGAATGATGCTGGTGACAGAGGGTTGACGAAGGCTAGAGGGCCCTTCAATCCAAACCCAATCATCCCGATATCGATTGAAGAGTACAGCGAATGGTGCCGGCCATGGAAGAACTCTCTGATTGTGAAACTTCTGGGTAAGAAACTGGGCTTTCGGTGGATGAATCAACGGCTGCAACGTCTATGGGCTAGAGAAGGTGAAATTAAAGTCATGGACCTGAGTGAAGATTATTTTCTGGTTCGATTCTCGTCTGAGAATGACTATAAACTTGCCCTGTTTGAAGGACCTTGGATGGTTGCTGACCATTATTTGATGATCCAACGCTGGAGGCCAATGTTCAAAGCTGATGATAGCCAGGTTCAAAAAATTGCAGTGTGGATTCGTATACCAAAACTCCCTGTAGAATTATTTACTGAAACTTTCTTGTGGAGGCTGGGTTCTAATCTTGGCACTATGCTGAAAATTGATACTTATACCTCTATTCACACCAGAGGTAGATTCGCTAGAATCTGTGTGGAATTGGACTTGAGCCAGCAGCTGACCCCCACCTTCACTGCTATGGGTGATGAGCACCGTCTTGAATATGAAGGACTCCACTCAATCTGCTTCAGATGTGGACGCTATGGGCATAAAACAGACTATTGCACGGAACCCACTGCAAGCGTTCAAATGCCTTCCATTAATTCCTCCAAAGTGCCTATCCCTGAGGAGGTGAACCATGGTTCGTCCCCATTGGCTATGGAAGAAGCTAAAGACACCACCAAAGTGCTACCAAATTCAAATGGCCAAGAACAACAGGAGCATACAGAAATTGAACCCACTAATTGTTTTGGACCTTAGATGCTAGTCAAGAAGACAACTAGAAAGAAAGCTGGGAAAAATTCTACCTCTGGTTTGCAGCACCAAGGGAATGGCTCTCGATTTAATGCTCTGGAAGGTGTCACTGAATCTGATCAGGAGCCTATCGGTTCCCATGCTCTCCCCAATTCTGGACAAGCATCCACTAAGGCAGGCAGATTTGCTACTGGTGTCAATAAGAAGAATGGGAACAACCCCAGTAAGCAGAGCAACCTCAAGGCTTCTAGTCAAGTGAATCACAACAAAGCTAGAGCTCCTGCTCCCCAGAACTCTGTACCTTTGTCATCTAAGGACACTCCTAAGCTGGACCCCAGAGAAAATGCAATTTTTGGAGAAATGAGGAAACAACAGAACAAGTTATGGGAACAATTCAAGGAAGGCAAAGGTACTAGTGATTGGCTGGAGGCCAGTGCTGTAGTTCCTACTGATGAGGAATTACAATTTATCCAGTCTCTTCTTCGTAAGAAAGGGGTGGCTAATTCTTTCCCCATGGGACAAACTGATGTAAATTGTGCAGGGATGGATTCTCTTCCACAGAACACTGATGATGGCACTATGCCTTTGCAGGATGTCTCCATGGGAGACGATCCTATTATCACCTCTTCATGATGATCTGTTTTTCTGCCCCTCTTTCCAAACCCCCAATTGTTATGATGAATTGGTTAATATGGAATTGTAGAGGTGCCGGGAAGAAGAATTTCCCTTCTTTTGTTAAAGATTGTAGTAAGCTTTATAATTTAGGTTTTATTGCTATTTTAGAACCTAGAATTGGAGGAGCCAGGgctgaaaaaataattaagcagTTGGGTTTTGACTGTTTTGTTAAAGCTGACCCAGTAGGCTACTCTGGTGGCATCTGGTGATGTTGGAAGTCTTCCATTATCTCGATTAGAGTAATTGAGACTAACCTTCACTGTATTCACTTGCAGGTTGATCCTCTCAATCAAGGGGGTTGGTTTTTATCTGTTATCTATGCTCATCCTCAAGAGAGGCCTCGACTTGATCTCTGGGAACACCTTTTGAGCTACAAAGCCCAACTCTCAGGTCCCTGGTGTGCAGCAGGTGACTTCAACACAGTACTTTGTGAAGCTGAAAAGCAAGGTGGAGGACCAGTAAATAGAGCAGCTGCAAATAGATTCAAGGAATGCTTGGAtttttgtgaacttgcagacTTAGGAGCTAATGGTTGCCCCTTCACTTGGCAACGAGGTGAGCTATTGGAAAGACTTGACCGAGTGGTGGCCAACCCCACTTGGAGAGCTCTTTTCCCTGCTGCCTCTGTCACTAATGTGACTCTCCCCATGTCTGATCATGCTGGTCTTTGGCTGCGGCTAAATTTAAATGGTAGGTCCCTCCCCAAACCGTTTAAATTCCAAGCTGCGTGGTTGGATCATCCCTCTTTCCCAAATCAGATCAAAAACTCTTGGCGCTCCTCAGATTCTTGGAAAGCAAATCTTACTCGTAGTACTCAGCAACTTCAGTTGTGGAACAAATCAGTTTTTGGGGacatttttaaaacaaaaagaagACTCTTGACCAGAATTGATGGTATACAGCGCAAGCTAGCTCAAGTTTTCAATCCCTCTCTTGTCCATAGGAGGAAGATGTTGTGGGATGAATATGTGATAATTCTTAATAGAGAGGAGGTGTTCTGGGCCCAACAAGCCAAGTCTAAGTGGCTGAAACTGGGTGATCGAAACACCAAATTTTACCACCAAAGCGCCATATGCAAGCAACAGAAAAATCAAGTTGTAGCTCTTCTCGATAATGAGAGCAACTGGGTCTATGATGAAAGCAACCTCCGTGAGATGTTTGTCTCCTATTATAAAGAGCTGTATGCTGATGATTCCTCTGCTGATCAGTTTTTTCTTTCCTCGGGCAATCATCCTTCCTTGAGTACTGAAATCAGCAACCTTATGGGGAAACCTCCCTCCTCATCAGAAATCAAAGGTGCTCTCTTTAGTATTGGTAACCTCAAATCTCCGGGTCCTGATGGCTACCATGCtatcttttttaaaaaacacTGGGATACTCTTAAGGACAGTGTGGAAAGGCTTGTAATGACTGCTTTCAATCAGCATAGAACCATAGAGGACCTGAATCAGACTGTGATAGCTCTAATTCCCAAGGTTCCCTCTCCGGAACGGGTGACCCAATTCAGACCCATTTCCCTTTGTAACACAATGTACAAAGTGGTTACTAAAATTCTGGCCAGCAGAATGTCTTTATCCCTTCCCTCCTTGATCTCATATAATCAATCAAGTTTCATTAAAGGCAGGAGTACGACTGACAACATCCTTGTCTTCCAAGAGGTAATTCATTCTATGAAATCAATGAAAGGGAAGCAAGGATTTATGGCTATCAAACTTGACTTGGAAAAAGCTTATGACAGGTTAAGGTGGCCTTTTATTGTTAATACCCTCAAATTCTTTGGGTTTGAAGCCAGCTTTATCAACATGATAGAATGGTGTATTTCTTCCTCCACTATGGCTATAGCTTGGAGAGGGGATTATTCTGAATCTTTCAAACCTGCTAGAGGCATTAGGCAAGGTGATCCGATATCGCCTTACCTATTTGTGCTGTGTATAGAAAGACTTGCCCTAGCTATTCAAGATGCTTGCTCTGAAGGGAAGTGGAAACCTCTCAAAATAGGTAGATCAGAACCCTCTCTTTCCCACCTTCTGTTTGCTGATGATGTGGTTCTGTTTGCGGAAGCAACAGTTGATCAAGCCATGTTGATTGAAGATACTCTCAACAGATTCTGTATAGCTTCAGGTCAAAAAATCAGCTCTCCCAAATCAAGAGTTTTTTTCTCTAAGAATGTGGCTAATGGAGTGGTTGACCAAGTGGTGGAGGCCCTGAATATTCAAAGAACTTCCAATCTGGGGTTGTATTTAGGAGTTCCACTTCTCCACTCAAGGATGACAAAGGAGAATTTTGGATTCCTTATTGACAAAGTTAAAAAGAAACTCTCCGGCTGGAAGGTCAAAACCTTGTCCTTCGCTGGTAGAGTGTCCTTAGCTCAGAGTTGCATCCTCAGTCTCCCCGCTTATGTTATGCAAACCACTCCCATTCCTAAGGGGATTTGTGAGGAAATTGAAAGACTTTGCCGGAATTTCATCTGGGGCTCCACTGCGGACAAGAGGAGATGTCATTTAGTCAACTGGGAAACTGTTTGCATGCCCAAGAACCAAGGGGGCCTTGGCTTCCGAAACCTCTATACCCTTAACCAAGCTTATATGACAAAGCTTGCTTGGGGTGTTTTTTCCTCAGATGATTCCTTATGGGCCCAAGTCTTTAGAGCAAAATACAAACTTAACTGCTCCTTGAGAACTCCTCCAAAGCCCAAGAGTCCTGACTCCCCGACTTGGAAGGGTATTTGCAAAGTGTGGCCCATCCTTGACGAGGGCACTAAATGGGTTATTGGGAATGGAATGAAAGTTCGCTTTTGGAAAGACTCTTGGATCCCCAACTCAGGACCACTTTCTGATTTCATCCCTGATGGCCTTTCTACTGATTGGGAGGCTAATATGCCTGTTGCTGGTTTTGTGGTAAATGGAGATTGGAACTGGGCTCTTCTTAGTCCTTTACTTCCCGAGGTAATCTGCAATAAAATTAGAGCTGTCAACCCTCCCTCGCTGGCTAGAGGAGATGATAATCCTTATTGGGGTCTTAGCCAAGATGGCCTTTTTTCTATTAGCTCTGTTTCCTCCATtctcttgtaagatcaagttttgatctagtagtacaactctatgttttgatgattacaagttaaccttttgatatgaacaattgtggtactctaacgtgtttttctgagtgtgctatttacaggctctgacctcaactcaatctcacacaaatcagaagcactgtgttaaagagcgacccaagcaacgctttcgcattcaccatgttcagtatgaacagtggaaaagcttcagaagttctgaagttatacaaactctgatgtggactcagtcactagaagttctgaagatccagaaagtctgataaccaagaaacactgaaggctcagatattctgatggtgtagaagactctgaagatccagaagctgattagtgaagttctgatgtgcagaagcaagatactctgaagaccatgtacttccctctgagttcagaatcagaagaaacaatggtcagaggatctgggctttccctctgactctgatcaaccggcttcacaagttccaatatgaagcattcccctgatcagaagtctcctaggtttaaaggtcaagtcgctatccaagtacaaaagcaactgtaccttcctgacgacctacctaacagtctcagacatagcagaagctggattttccagaactgccctccaacggtagcattttccatgcaacgctcaaccctaatccttggagtatataaagaggctgaagactgaaagaagcggctagaagcattcacatacgcacaAGACAATttgaaattcttctaagctttctttcatctgaaactcattgagtttactattagctttttagaagcaaatctcttgtaaacaattcactgataaacagtttgtttagttcctttaggagatcaaggttgatcggatcctagtgaagactaagagagtgaatcttagtgtgagctaagtcagtgtaattgttagtcacttgtaggtttcaagtgcagttgtaactcttacctgattagtggattgccttcattctaagaaggaagaaatcaccttaacgggtggactggagtagcttgagtgatttatcaagtgaaccaggataaaatccttgtgtgcttttctatgtcttatctttagcacttaagttctcgaaagatttgtctgaatctttaaggtggaagctttatactgaaaacgttattcaaaccccccctttctaccgtttttcataccttcaattggtatcagagcgcaagttctgattaccacacctaacagtgttcagtgatccgggccggtgtgaaaaacaatggctgccaccaccagtgaaactcaaagagatggttacaatgcaaagcctcctatgttcgacggtcaaaggttcgaatattggaaagatagactggaaagtttctttctgggtttcgatgcagatctctgggatattattgtggatggctacgagcgtccagttgatgcagatggcaagaagatcccaaggtcagagatgactgcagatcaaaagaagctgtactcacaacatcacaaagcaagagcaattcttctaagtgctatttcctatgaagagtaccagaagattacagatcgtgagtttgcgaaaggcattttcgaatctctgaagatgtctcatgaaggaaacaagaaagtcaaagaatcaaaggcattgtctttgatccaaaagtatgaatccttcatcatggagccaaa
This window harbors:
- the LOC130712480 gene encoding uncharacterized protein LOC130712480; translation: MHVVKGKWFHLIWSTKKVKTVGISDPDDVPMPQSPTDMEEGENHKGPVVDSQAEVAGKISYRDKVVEGECFNNLFSPQEILESVHEDLCLNDAGDRGLTKARGPFNPNPIIPISIEEYSEWCRPWKNSLIVKLLGKKLGFRWMNQRLQRLWAREGEIKVMDLSEDYFLVRFSSENDYKLALFEGPWMVADHYLMIQRWRPMFKADDSQVQKIAVWIRIPKLPVELFTETFLWRLGSNLGTMLKIDTYTSIHTRGRFARICVELDLSQQLTPTFTAMGDEHRLEYEGLHSICFRCGRYGHKTDYCTEPTASVQMPSINSSKVPIPEEVNHGSSPLAMEEAKDTTKVLPNSNGQEQQEHTEIEPTNCFGP